In one window of Helianthus annuus cultivar XRQ/B chromosome 17, HanXRQr2.0-SUNRISE, whole genome shotgun sequence DNA:
- the LOC110921465 gene encoding replication protein A 70 kDa DNA-binding subunit B-like gives MEQAAVTLLNNVDLNVDDYTIRIRIVRLWTRPTFNNPRKIYCYDMIFMDQEGTKMQAFVLQKNTTGYEHLLKENQCLTIRNPSMGENRQKVKYVHTSFKINLNPNTTVQECNEPVGAEWGFDFSPFDSIVDDPLDDSKSFKSPIDVIGFVVKCLPSDDKSDNNNGKDEKKTTFILEDLQHHQIYVTLWGCYADQILDFEKNNKDEKNVVVVVQFGKYRFWGGNMYVSNLYNVTRVLINSEVKEIMDFKKRFIERLSPDISSSYSGLSSPVVKTVTEEFLSDLTFYPIGSLNSIDTTRFVVIVGTIKSFASNNEWFYNACTTCNKKVSTTTVVKQKQDGTDGVEEVTVLECKTDVCNTKNVSSVPRIRLYIRVQDCTGIVSLTLFEREVTKLLKVNANQLLDNNIELANEGSFPNELNSLLNMKFAFKIAVSSFNITKKSDGYSVSKMTNNPVVLSELDKHFDTIQPIDEEAFSVEPSDSNRIEDLPVKDSISQTGDDVTPSSNVFKVGFTTSFDQKDADLDTNSERDLKRNLDTVYDVDVVSSQSSSKMRKDGGVDEVILIPNKEA, from the exons aTGGAACAGGCTGCTGTCACACTTTTGAATAATGTTGATCTTAATGTTGATGATTACACCATCAGAATCCGCATTGTCAGGCTATGGACAAGACCTACTTTCAATAATCCTAGAAAGATTTATTGCTACGACATGATATTCATGGACCAGGAG GGTACGAAAATGCAGGCCTTTGTTTTACAGAAAAACACTACTGGTTATGAACATTTGCTGAAAGAAAATCAATGTTTAACCATTCGTAACCCTTCGATGGGTGAAAATCGTCAAAAAGTCAAATATGTTCATACTTCGTTCAAGATCAATCTAAATCCCAACACTACTGTCCAAGAATGCAATGAGCCTGTTGGTGCTGAATGGGGATTTGACTTTTCTCCATTTGATTCTATTGTGGATGACCCTCTAGATGATAGCAAGTCTTTCAAAAGCCCTATTG ATGTTATCGGTTTTGTTGTCAAGTGTCTTCCGTCAGATGATAAGAGTGATAATAATAACGGCAAAGACGAGAAGAAGACAACCTTTATTTTGGAAGATTTGCA ACACCATCAGATTTACGTCACGTTATGGGGTTGTTATGCTGATCAGATTTTGGATTTTGAGAAAAACAATAAGGACGAAAAGAatgttgtggttgttgttcagTTTGGGAAGTACAGATTTTGGGGAG GTAATATGTATGTCTCAAATTTGTATAATGTAACTCGAGTCTTGATAAACTCTGAGGTGAAAGAGATAATGGATTTCAAGAAAAG ATTTATCGAGAGACTTTCTCCCGATATTTCTTCCAGTTATTCTGGCTTAAGTTCTCCTGTTGTGAAGACTGTCACTGAAGAGTTCCTATCTGACTTGACGTTTTATCCCATTGGGTCGTTAAACTCAATAGATACG ACGAGGTTTGTTGTCATTGTTGGCACTATCAAGAGTTTTGCATCGAACAATGAGTGGTTTTACAACGCCTGCACAACCTGCAACAAAAAGGTTTCAACAACTACTGTTGTTaaacagaagcaggatggtacTGATGGTGTTGAAGAGGTCACTGTCTTGGAATGCAAGACTGATGTTTGTAATACAAAGAACGTTTCATCAGTTCCAAG AATTAGGCTTTATATACGTGTGCAAGATTGTACTGGTATTGTTAGCCTGACATTGTTCGAGCGTGAGGTGACAAAGCTTTTGAAGGTTAATGCTAATCAGCTTTTAGACAACAACATTGAA TTAGCAAACGAAGGAAGTTTTCCAAATGAGCTTAATTCTTTACTCAATATGAAGTTTGCGTTCAAGATTGCTGTTTCTTCTTTTAACATTACCAAAAAGTCTGATGGCTACTCAGTCTCCAAGATGACTAATAACCCTGTCGTTTTATCGGAGCTTGATAAACATTTTGACACTATTCAG CCTATTGATGAAGAAGCCTTCAGTGTCGAACCATCTGATTCAAATCGTATTGAAGATTTGCCTGTTAAG gATTCCATATCCCAAACGGGAGACGATGTAACCCCTAGCTCGAATGTttttaaagttggctttacaacATCGTTTGATCAGAAGGATGCTGACTTGGATACGAACAGCGAACGTGACTTGAAGCGCAATTTGGATACCGTGTATGACGTGGATGTTGTTTCTTCCCAGTCTTCATCAAAGATGCGTAAAGACGGTGGTGTCGATGAAGTTATTCTGATTCCAAATAAAGAAGCTTAG
- the LOC110921462 gene encoding uncharacterized protein LOC110921462, with product MGDSSSSYRAPWFCREMSRADQVIMAIPDDAASKLWGVDKGPTNVTIHTEDGSVFNVFLSASKGKIFFFNGWSNVVIHLGLTKGCLVVFNPLDPTTFKLTSFIDGVSRGSFWTYMLSPSCNFYDIPQSTLPKSYDYSSNDVTSTVMIDNKTFNVSIVTYDGKVGFTVGMDVIVSLFQLEVGCLLLFTKGFGHFFYLKVFGKNGVEINYPDVDADEAEVPPLDAENEPDEHIDGCVTTFVRMAGEDYFRILDPVSRKARLDEGLKDLNIRFLHMDPPLQITNGTRREKRSNGRGYRYALTCWKKFMKAARIKVRDQVHYSFDENEQVLSVVRVVPYVKRTK from the exons ATGGGTGATAGTTCATCAAG TTACAGAGCACCCTGGTTCTGTAGGGAAATGAGTCGAGCAGACCAAGTTATTATG GCCATACCAGATGACGCTGCGTCTAAACTATGGGGTGTTGACAAAGGCCCTACTAATGTTACGATACACACTGAAGATGGCAGTGTCTTTAATGTTTTTTTAAGCGCTTCTAAAGGgaagatatttttttttaatggtTGGTCCAATGTTGTAATACACTTGGGACTAACCAAAGGGTGTTTGGTAGTTTTTAATCCACTAGATCCTACAACTTTTAAATTAACAAGTTTCATTGATGGGGTTAGTCGTGGCTCTTTCTGGACATATATGCTATCTCCGTCATGTAATTTTTAT GACATCCCTCAAAGTACTTTGCCCAAAAGTTACGATTATTCCTCAAATGACGTAACCTCTACTGTAATGATAGACAACAAAACATTTAACGTTTCTATTGTAACATACGACGGTAAAGTCGGTTTTACCGTTGGTATGGACGTAATTGTTAGTCTGTTTCAGTTGGAGGTtggttgtttattgttatttactAAAGGTTTTGGTCATTTTTTCTATTTAAAAGTTTTTGGAAAAAACGGTGTTGAAATCAATTATCCTGATGTAGATGCTGATGAG GCTGAAGTTCCACCCTTAGATGCTGAAAACGAACCTGATGAACACATAGATGGTTGTGTTACAACGTTTGTTCGTATGGCTGGTGAAGATTATTTT AGAATCCTTGATCCTGTTTCACGCAAGGCTAGACTTGATGAAGGCTTAAAGGATTTGAACATAAGATTTTTGCATATGGATCCTCCACTGCAAATTACCAACGGTACAAGACGTGAAAAAAGATCCAACGGTCGTGGTTATCGATACGCTTTAACCTGTTGGAAGAAGTTCATGAAAGCCGCTCGGATTAAGGTCCGTGACCAGGTTCACTATTCTTTTGATGAAAATGAGCAGGTTTTGAGTGTTGTGAGGGTTGTACCTTACGTTAAGCGTACTAAGTAG